The window ATGCACGCGCGTTCCTAGAGAAGGCCGCGGAGGAAGAGGGCGTCGTTCTCTTCTGCGCGGTTTGTATCGGCGACGATTGCCGTGCGGTCGACGCCGCTCTCCGGCTCCCCCGCGTATTTCGGGAGAGGAGGCTCCCAGTCCACGTTTGGCTCCGCGACGCGGACGGGATCGCGGCCCTTTTCTCGAGGTCGCCCGAAGAAGGCGCGGTGCTGCCCGCGCACCTCTCTCCTTTCGGTCTTCCGCGATCCTGCGCGAGCCGCGCGGCTCTGCTCGGGATCGACTCGGATCGTGTCGCGCGCGCGATCCAAACGGACTACCGAACCGAGCGTCTCCGTCAGGAACTGGAGAAAGAGGGAAAGACGCTCCCGCAGGAGGTGACCGGTCCTGAACCGGACCTTGATGTGCTCGAGCGTCTCATTGCGGAGATCCCCAAGCTGGCGGACGATCGCGCGATGCGACCTTCGGAATCCCTCACCGAGGAGTTCCGCAATTCGAACCGCCAGCAGGCGGATCACATGCCGATCAAGCTGCGAACGATCGGATGCTACGCGGCGAAGGCTCCCGAGAGCCCGAACGACGGGGAAGCACGCTTCACGAAAGAAGAGAGCGAGATGCTCGCGGAAATGGAGCACCGGCGCTGGATCGCTGAACGCCGTCTCGCCGGCTGGGACTACGCGCCGGGAAAGAAGAACGTCGATCTCAAGCTCTCGCCGTCTCTCCTCCCGTGGGACGAGCTCGAGGAGAAGATCAAAGACTACGATCGAAACACGGTCGGCCGGATCCCGAACTACCTAACGATCCTCGGCCTGAAGATGTTCCGCTCGGGCGGGAAATCGCACGCCTTGTGAACGGATCTCCTGCTGTCGAGGGAGTTCCTCGATCCGAGGCGGCGCGAGGAAGACCCGCCGATTCGGTCATGCGCGGCTCAGCCTCTCCCTGATCCTCTCGATCGTGAGAGGAGCCGAGCCCTCGTAGTGATTGTTTACGTTGAGATAGACATCGACGCTGCTCCCGACGAACGTTCGGATCATCGCGGCGATCCGGTCGAGCTCCACGTCCTTCGGGGCGACGATCCGGTTCCACTTCTTCTTCGTCGCCTCCTCGATGCCCCCGCGATCGGGTCCGTGAAGACGGATTACGGCGGTTTCGATCTTCTCGAAGAAGCGGGCGTGCTTCTCGACCACTTCAGCGACCGGCGGCATCCAATAGCCGTGAAGGAGAACGGGCGCCAACTGGTGCCCGGCTAGAAAATCGAAATACGCATCGTCTAGGTAGTTGTTGTTTCGGATCTCGACCGCGTACGAAAAACCGGAGGGGAGCTTCGAAACGAACGCCGCGAGCCGATCGAGAAACCGCTTCTGCGAAACCATCTTGTTTCGGTTCAGATATTCGAACTGGAAGAGAAGCGGTCCGAGGACGTCGTGGAGCGGTTCGATCCGCGCGAGAAACCTCTCGAAGAGATCGATCGAAAGAAAACCCGGGTTCTCGACGAGCGGATCGGTCTTGGAAGCGAGATAGCAATGAGTGAGCGTGATGCTATTCGGCACCTTGATCGTGAAGCGAAAATCGTCCGAAACGGATTGCCGATACGCTTTCGCATCCACGATCTCCGGGAGCCGGATCTCGTATTCTCCGAAGAGCGACCAGAACCAACGGTCGATCTCGACGGTGTCGTACCGCGTTGCGTACTCTCGGAGCGCGTTCTTGGGCTTCGCGCTCGAATAGACGAGCCCTTCCCACGACGGGTAGAGCCAGCTGCACGTTCCGATGCGAATACGCGCCATCGGTCTTGTCCCTTGTCCTCTCTACGGCGCCGCGTGCGGCGCCGGTCCGCGCAAGCCAATCCTCCTGCAATTGTACACATCCTTCGTCCTCCCGCCGCGCAACGTTCGACGAGCGGACCGATCGAGACCCTGGCGATTGACTCTCGGGAGCGGATGGGGCGGCTCTTCGCGACAGGCAAAGATCGGGCCGTACGATCGGAGAGAAAGACAGGGCATCTTCGAGACGTTATGATCGACAGGCCCGATCGAGCCTGTCCGCACCGAGAGGCGAAAAGGAGAAGGGGAACCACGCATGACGAGCGGAAGTCTTGCCGAAACGATCCGGACCATCAACGAATCGATCAACGCGTTTCTCTGGGGGCCGTAT is drawn from Candidatus Eisenbacteria bacterium and contains these coding sequences:
- a CDS encoding DUF72 domain-containing protein; its protein translation is MARIRIGTCSWLYPSWEGLVYSSAKPKNALREYATRYDTVEIDRWFWSLFGEYEIRLPEIVDAKAYRQSVSDDFRFTIKVPNSITLTHCYLASKTDPLVENPGFLSIDLFERFLARIEPLHDVLGPLLFQFEYLNRNKMVSQKRFLDRLAAFVSKLPSGFSYAVEIRNNNYLDDAYFDFLAGHQLAPVLLHGYWMPPVAEVVEKHARFFEKIETAVIRLHGPDRGGIEEATKKKWNRIVAPKDVELDRIAAMIRTFVGSSVDVYLNVNNHYEGSAPLTIERIRERLSRA